A genome region from Tolypothrix sp. PCC 7712 includes the following:
- a CDS encoding FAD-dependent oxidoreductase: MVKKLAIVGAGPSGLLLAHYLLRRGEQYKIEIYERRSDPRTVPFAKSRTFPIALGNRGIAALQKIPGLVETVKAMSLPTTGSILHQPNGKTQTITRKKPLFTLDRTNLAIALLNQLVEKYDNSRLNIHFNSQCTQVDLAAKQVTFERDTAEKFTADYDLLVGADGANSAVRDHLCTTELFECQKQSYRNEYKSIYITNPTINLQPGKIHTWRIDDGSNIILLNQPDGSISGVIYFPQQKNQITSLTTTEEVQQFFRQNFPEFAQLIPQSEAEAFLNRPISQVITIRCNRYHYDDSVVLMGDAAHAVSPALGQGCSSALEDVVVFDNLLDEYTDNLAAAIENFSIRRQPDAHALAELSENAFPATKGLFLEFILRQRLSQILHQLFPQRFLPSLFEVVSDTTVPYRKILQSYEGWVSKVKNANNQFYSNL; the protein is encoded by the coding sequence ATGGTTAAGAAATTAGCGATCGTGGGTGCTGGCCCTAGCGGACTTCTCCTAGCACATTATTTACTGCGTCGTGGCGAACAATACAAAATCGAAATTTACGAACGCCGCAGCGATCCGCGAACTGTGCCATTTGCCAAATCCCGAACTTTTCCCATCGCTTTAGGAAATCGGGGAATAGCCGCGTTGCAGAAAATTCCCGGACTTGTGGAAACAGTCAAAGCCATGAGTTTACCCACTACGGGGTCTATCCTACATCAACCCAATGGCAAGACACAAACAATCACCAGAAAGAAACCTCTATTTACTCTTGATCGCACAAATTTAGCGATCGCGTTATTAAATCAATTAGTAGAAAAATATGATAACAGCCGATTAAATATTCATTTCAACAGCCAATGTACCCAGGTAGATTTGGCCGCCAAACAAGTCACTTTTGAAAGAGATACCGCCGAAAAATTTACTGCTGATTATGACTTATTAGTTGGTGCTGATGGGGCAAATTCTGCAGTTAGAGATCATCTTTGTACAACAGAATTGTTTGAATGCCAAAAGCAATCCTACCGCAACGAGTACAAATCCATCTATATCACCAATCCCACAATTAACCTGCAACCCGGTAAAATTCACACATGGAGAATTGATGATGGCAGCAACATCATACTACTCAATCAACCTGACGGCAGCATTAGTGGTGTTATCTATTTTCCCCAACAGAAAAATCAAATAACAAGTCTGACTACCACAGAAGAAGTACAGCAATTCTTCCGCCAGAATTTCCCCGAATTTGCTCAGTTGATACCACAATCAGAAGCAGAAGCTTTCCTCAATCGCCCCATTTCCCAAGTAATCACAATTCGCTGTAACCGTTATCACTATGATGACAGTGTGGTATTAATGGGAGACGCAGCTCATGCTGTTAGCCCCGCTCTTGGTCAAGGTTGTAGTTCGGCGCTGGAAGATGTTGTTGTGTTCGATAATCTTTTAGACGAATATACCGACAATTTAGCAGCAGCAATCGAAAATTTCAGTATTCGCCGCCAACCAGATGCTCATGCATTAGCAGAACTAAGCGAAAACGCCTTCCCTGCTACTAAGGGACTATTTTTGGAATTTATCCTCAGACAACGTCTGTCACAAATTCTGCACCAACTATTTCCCCAACGCTTCTTACCATCCTTATTTGAAGTCGTATCTGACACCACAGTTCCCTACAGAAAAATTTTGCAGTCTTACGAAGGTTGGGTATCTAAAGTCAAAAATGCTAACAACCAGTTTTACAGCAACCTGTAG
- the priA gene encoding primosomal protein N' produces the protein MYIDGVNLSHLVVNEPGLSYQSKTNVNRWVEVLVDCPGNLGLFTYRLPEQLEIKPGDILTVPFGTQQMGGIAIRLLSQPNTDIPLEKIRDVEDVVSAGFFPSGYWELLNRVATYYYTPLIQAIRVALPPGLLGRSQRRIRLTSLVKQSEKITDQSHDVITPNISPNTTFLSSSAQQILQLLQAQPAGDYSFAYLQQKVKSAYRGVRELRRFGLVESYLEPPRLTRPKLQKAVTLIATIDIDLTARQREIVEVLRKRGGELWQSELLQICHTTTSILKTLANKGYITIEEREVLRAETGPEITGDRAKSLTADQSHALDRIQAIDGYAQVLLHGVTGSGKTEVYLQAIAPLLQQGKSALVLVPEIGLTPQLTDRFRARFGNKVSVYHSALSDGERYDTWRQMLTGEPQVVIGTRSAIFAPLPNLGLIILDEEHDSSFKQDTPIPTYHARTVAQWRAEIENCPLVLGSATPSLESWVNFTNNEFSTHYLSLPERINSRPLPPIEIVDMRQELQAGNRSIFSRSLQAALNELQEKQQQGILFIHRRGHSTFVSCRSCGYVLECPHCDVSLAYHHTEDGAPQLLRCHYCNYARSHPQFCPDCASPYLKFFGSGTQRVAQELSRQFPQLKYIRFDSDTTRNKGAHRTLLTQFANGEAHLLVGTQMLTKGLDLPQVTLVGVVAADGLLHLSDYRASERAFQTLTQVAGRAGRGDDPGRVIIQTYNTEHEVIESVKHHDYHSFSAAELEQRQALNYPPYGRLILLRLSSLDPIQVQNTAQIIATALGTEDGFEILGPAPASILRVANRYRWQILIKFAPDDLPNLPDWEQVRSLCPASVSLTIDVDPLNIM, from the coding sequence ATGTATATTGATGGCGTAAATTTATCCCATTTGGTAGTTAATGAGCCGGGATTATCCTATCAGTCAAAAACAAATGTAAATCGCTGGGTTGAAGTCCTGGTAGACTGTCCAGGAAACTTAGGGTTATTTACATATCGTTTACCCGAACAGTTAGAAATCAAACCAGGTGATATTTTAACTGTACCCTTCGGCACACAACAAATGGGAGGGATTGCCATCCGTTTATTATCACAACCAAATACTGATATACCACTAGAGAAAATCCGCGATGTTGAAGATGTTGTGAGTGCAGGTTTTTTTCCTAGTGGTTATTGGGAATTATTAAATCGAGTCGCAACGTATTATTATACACCTCTAATTCAAGCGATTAGGGTAGCTTTACCACCAGGTTTATTAGGGCGATCGCAGCGTCGGATTCGCTTAACTTCTTTAGTCAAGCAGAGTGAAAAAATAACGGATCAGAGTCATGATGTAATAACTCCTAATATTTCTCCCAATACTACCTTCCTCAGTTCATCTGCCCAGCAAATTTTACAACTTTTACAAGCTCAACCAGCAGGAGACTATAGCTTTGCTTATCTGCAACAAAAAGTGAAATCTGCTTATCGAGGCGTGCGGGAGTTAAGGCGATTTGGTTTAGTAGAAAGTTATTTAGAACCTCCTAGATTAACGCGACCAAAATTACAGAAAGCTGTTACACTTATTGCCACCATAGATATAGATTTAACCGCGCGCCAACGAGAAATTGTAGAAGTACTACGAAAACGTGGCGGTGAATTATGGCAAAGTGAATTATTGCAAATTTGTCATACTACTACTTCTATCTTAAAGACGTTAGCAAATAAAGGCTACATCACTATAGAAGAAAGAGAAGTTTTACGCGCAGAAACAGGCCCAGAAATCACAGGCGATCGCGCTAAATCTTTAACAGCAGATCAATCTCATGCTTTAGATAGAATTCAAGCAATCGATGGATATGCTCAAGTGTTGTTGCATGGGGTTACAGGTTCTGGTAAAACCGAAGTTTACCTGCAAGCGATCGCACCTTTATTACAACAAGGTAAATCAGCGTTAGTTTTAGTCCCGGAAATTGGACTCACACCCCAGCTAACGGATCGCTTCCGTGCCCGCTTTGGTAACAAAGTTAGCGTCTATCACAGCGCCCTCTCGGATGGAGAACGCTACGATACGTGGCGGCAAATGCTCACAGGCGAACCACAAGTAGTAATTGGTACACGCAGCGCCATTTTTGCGCCCCTACCCAACTTGGGTTTAATCATCCTAGATGAAGAACACGACAGCAGCTTTAAACAAGATACTCCCATCCCCACCTACCATGCGCGCACCGTTGCTCAATGGCGCGCCGAAATCGAAAATTGTCCCTTAGTCTTAGGTTCTGCAACACCTTCCCTAGAAAGCTGGGTAAATTTCACAAACAATGAATTCAGCACTCACTACTTAAGCCTCCCGGAACGCATCAACTCTCGCCCCTTACCGCCCATAGAAATAGTAGATATGCGGCAAGAATTACAGGCGGGAAATCGTTCTATATTTAGTAGATCCCTACAAGCAGCTTTAAACGAACTGCAAGAAAAACAACAACAGGGAATATTATTTATCCATCGCCGGGGACACAGTACTTTTGTCTCTTGTCGCAGTTGTGGCTATGTGTTGGAATGTCCCCACTGTGACGTATCCCTAGCCTATCACCACACCGAAGACGGCGCGCCGCAACTTTTGCGCTGTCATTATTGCAATTATGCGCGATCGCATCCCCAATTCTGCCCCGATTGCGCTTCCCCTTACCTAAAATTTTTTGGTAGTGGTACTCAGCGCGTGGCGCAAGAATTATCACGCCAGTTTCCCCAACTGAAATATATTCGCTTTGATAGCGACACCACCCGCAACAAAGGCGCACATCGTACCCTCCTCACTCAGTTTGCGAATGGTGAAGCACATCTATTAGTTGGGACACAAATGCTTACCAAAGGTTTGGATTTACCACAGGTGACATTGGTGGGTGTTGTCGCGGCTGATGGATTATTACATCTCTCAGATTATCGTGCCAGCGAACGAGCATTTCAAACCTTAACCCAAGTCGCCGGACGTGCAGGGAGGGGTGACGATCCTGGTAGAGTAATTATCCAAACTTACAACACAGAACATGAAGTAATTGAGTCCGTTAAACATCACGATTATCACTCTTTTTCGGCTGCCGAACTGGAACAAAGACAAGCACTAAATTACCCTCCCTACGGCAGGTTAATTTTATTACGCTTGAGCAGTTTAGATCCCATTCAAGTGCAAAATACGGCTCAGATCATCGCCACAGCATTAGGAACAGAAGACGGATTTGAAATTTTAGGGCCAGCACCAGCCAGCATTTTACGAGTAGCTAATCGTTATCGCTGGCAAATCCTGATTAAATTTGCGCCAGATGATTTACCAAATTTACCAGACTGGGAACAAGTGCGATCGCTTTGCCCTGCTTCTGTAAGTTTGACTATAGATGTTGACCCGCTAAATATTATGTGA
- a CDS encoding GNAT family N-acetyltransferase — protein MTLGNNLTLRFAEPADCDVLFGLIQQLADYEKLSHAVTGNAIALQEHLFGSPKFVEAILAEYAGQAVGFALFFYNYSTFLTKPGIYLEDLFVVPEYRRQGIGKALLSKLAQIAIEQNCGRLEWSVLDWNEPAQKFYRSMGADILEDWRICRVTEQSMAQLAARYNIS, from the coding sequence ATGACCTTGGGTAACAATTTAACTTTGCGTTTTGCCGAACCTGCTGATTGCGATGTTTTATTTGGCTTAATTCAGCAGCTAGCTGATTATGAAAAACTTTCTCATGCTGTAACTGGCAATGCGATCGCATTGCAAGAGCATTTATTTGGCTCTCCCAAATTTGTGGAGGCAATTTTAGCAGAATATGCAGGGCAAGCTGTAGGTTTTGCCCTATTTTTTTACAATTATTCAACATTCTTGACTAAACCAGGTATCTATTTAGAAGACTTGTTTGTTGTCCCTGAATATCGCCGTCAAGGAATAGGTAAAGCGCTGTTATCTAAATTAGCCCAAATAGCTATTGAACAAAATTGTGGCAGGTTAGAATGGAGCGTTTTGGATTGGAATGAACCTGCACAAAAATTTTATCGCAGTATGGGGGCTGATATTTTAGAAGATTGGCGAATTTGTCGCGTTACTGAACAATCAATGGCACAATTAGCGGCAAGATACAATATCTCATAA
- the petJ gene encoding cytochrome c6 PetJ yields MKKFFSIVLLGIAIFTFAFSKPALAADSASGAKVFSANCASCHAGGKNLVQANKNLQKDALEKYGMYSADAIIAQVTNGKNAMPAFKGRLKPNQIEDVAAYVLESADKGWK; encoded by the coding sequence ATGAAGAAGTTTTTTTCAATAGTACTGTTAGGCATAGCAATCTTCACTTTTGCCTTCAGTAAGCCAGCTTTAGCAGCAGATAGTGCTAGTGGAGCCAAGGTATTTAGTGCTAATTGTGCTTCTTGTCATGCAGGTGGAAAAAATTTGGTTCAAGCCAATAAAAACTTGCAGAAAGATGCTTTAGAAAAATACGGTATGTACTCCGCTGATGCCATTATCGCCCAAGTGACAAATGGTAAAAATGCTATGCCTGCTTTCAAAGGACGTTTAAAGCCTAACCAAATTGAAGACGTAGCTGCTTACGTACTTGAAAGTGCAGATAAAGGCTGGAAATAA
- a CDS encoding tetratricopeptide repeat protein: MIYFWRLLFSTIAVLAFTFLTHTANASALNHTPTTAREFLQMGVDKISHSHYEEAIADFNQAIQLQNNLGEAYSDRCLAYLQIQEYQQAIADCTQAINLSPENPEAYINRGLANYRQQNYPAAIADYQRAIALKPADFRAYYNIALAYAATDKYLEAIVDYNLALSQIPPSANLLLADIYNDRGLARLQLLDYEGAMGDFSKAIQLDGNDYRAYFNRGCACGKKGDNFGALRDFSKVIRLNPSNGMAYVNRGVARYQLGYYQGAIADLQKASEFFGYTGEKPAYEKAVKILQTMQKQIPAASEFV, encoded by the coding sequence ATGATTTATTTTTGGCGATTACTTTTCAGTACGATCGCAGTTTTGGCTTTCACTTTTTTGACTCATACGGCTAACGCTTCAGCTCTAAATCATACTCCAACTACTGCGCGGGAATTTTTGCAGATGGGTGTAGATAAAATTAGCCACAGTCATTACGAAGAAGCGATCGCGGATTTCAATCAAGCAATTCAACTGCAAAACAATTTGGGGGAAGCTTATAGCGATCGCTGTCTTGCTTATCTTCAGATCCAAGAATACCAGCAAGCGATCGCAGATTGTACCCAAGCCATAAATCTTTCACCAGAAAATCCTGAGGCTTATATTAATCGCGGGTTAGCAAACTACAGACAACAAAATTATCCCGCTGCGATTGCCGATTATCAAAGAGCGATCGCACTTAAACCGGCTGATTTTCGAGCTTACTATAATATTGCTCTCGCCTATGCAGCCACAGATAAGTATTTAGAAGCGATAGTTGATTATAATTTAGCCCTCAGCCAAATTCCCCCCTCCGCAAATTTACTCCTTGCAGATATATACAATGACAGAGGTTTGGCGCGGTTACAATTGCTTGATTATGAAGGCGCTATGGGCGATTTTAGTAAAGCAATTCAACTCGATGGTAACGATTACAGAGCCTACTTTAACCGAGGTTGTGCTTGCGGTAAAAAAGGAGATAACTTTGGCGCATTGCGTGATTTTTCCAAAGTCATCCGCCTTAATCCTAGTAATGGTATGGCTTATGTTAACCGTGGAGTAGCCCGCTATCAACTGGGATATTATCAAGGAGCGATCGCTGATTTACAAAAAGCATCAGAGTTCTTTGGTTACACAGGCGAAAAGCCAGCCTATGAAAAGGCTGTAAAAATACTCCAGACAATGCAAAAGCAAATACCCGCCGCCTCGGAGTTTGTTTAA
- a CDS encoding phosphoserine transaminase translates to MSQAVSPPTTKPSNPFFSSGPCSKRPGWSVSQLENACVGRSHRSKDGKAKLAAVIERSKQILGVPADYRLGIVPASDTGAVEMALWSLLGHKPLDILAWESFGQEWVKDVTDELQLPDTRLIKAPYGSLPDLSSVDFSHDVVFLWNGTTSGVRVPNGDWIPDNREGLTICDATSAVFAMDIPWNKLDVVTYSWQKVLGGEAQHGVIVLSPRAVERLETYNPAWPLPKLFRMSQKGKLIEGIFQGDTINTPSMLCVEDALDGLIWAESIGGLPGLIKRSQANLSAIAKWVEKSDWAGFLAETPEIRSCTSICLKITDSWFTSQSPEAQAKCATQLAKLLEKEKVAYDIGAYRAAPPGLRIWGGATVETADIEALLPWLDWAYSSVKAELAAVV, encoded by the coding sequence ATGTCCCAAGCTGTTTCTCCTCCTACAACCAAGCCTAGCAATCCTTTCTTCTCCTCTGGCCCCTGTTCTAAGCGTCCCGGTTGGTCTGTTTCGCAACTAGAAAACGCCTGTGTAGGTCGTTCTCACCGTTCTAAAGATGGTAAAGCGAAATTAGCTGCAGTCATTGAACGTTCTAAGCAAATCCTCGGTGTTCCGGCTGATTACCGCTTGGGTATCGTTCCCGCTTCTGATACAGGTGCAGTAGAGATGGCTTTGTGGTCACTTTTAGGACACAAACCTCTTGATATCCTGGCGTGGGAAAGCTTTGGTCAGGAATGGGTAAAAGATGTCACCGATGAATTACAGTTACCTGATACCCGCTTGATTAAAGCACCTTATGGTAGTTTGCCAGATTTAAGCTCTGTTGATTTTAGCCATGATGTCGTGTTTTTGTGGAATGGCACAACCTCTGGTGTAAGAGTGCCAAATGGTGATTGGATTCCAGATAACCGCGAAGGTTTGACTATTTGTGATGCAACATCTGCCGTATTTGCGATGGATATACCCTGGAATAAATTGGATGTAGTAACTTATTCCTGGCAAAAAGTATTAGGTGGTGAAGCACAGCATGGTGTGATTGTACTTTCACCCCGCGCTGTAGAACGCCTGGAAACTTATAACCCAGCTTGGCCTTTACCTAAACTCTTCCGGATGTCCCAAAAAGGGAAGCTGATTGAAGGTATTTTCCAAGGAGATACCATCAACACCCCATCAATGTTGTGTGTAGAAGATGCTCTAGATGGTTTAATTTGGGCAGAAAGTATTGGCGGACTACCTGGTTTAATTAAACGTAGTCAAGCTAACTTAAGCGCGATCGCCAAATGGGTTGAGAAAAGCGATTGGGCAGGCTTTTTGGCAGAAACCCCAGAAATTCGCTCTTGTACTTCCATTTGCTTGAAAATAACTGATTCTTGGTTCACTAGCCAAAGTCCAGAAGCACAAGCAAAATGTGCTACTCAATTAGCCAAACTCCTAGAAAAGGAGAAAGTCGCTTATGATATCGGCGCTTACCGTGCAGCACCTCCAGGATTGCGAATTTGGGGAGGTGCAACAGTAGAAACCGCAGATATTGAAGCACTGCTTCCTTGGCTAGACTGGGCTTACAGTTCAGTTAAAGCTGAGTTGGCGGCTGTGGTTTAG